One window of Akkermansia biwaensis genomic DNA carries:
- a CDS encoding DMT family transporter: MEPGTLKGHAAMGAAAVIWGLMSPVSKLVMQGGEVSSASLATFRLLGAAVLFWLASCFVPREKIDPRDRLNLFYASLFGIIFNQMAFTVGVGFTSPADAAIITTITPILTMILAAFVLREMITGRKAAGVCASAVGAVLLITGGSHTPAAPRDNNLLGDILCLASQCSVAVYFVFFKRLIGKYSPVTLMKWMFTYAVCACLPFTFREVSSVPYSSLPLQTWTGIAYVVVLATFVSYICLSFAQQRLKPTAVSMYNYCQPVIASSVAVLWGMDQFGWLKTLSVLLVFTGVFLVTRGKAPAAMQEQ; this comes from the coding sequence ATGGAACCCGGAACCTTGAAGGGACACGCCGCCATGGGAGCGGCGGCCGTCATCTGGGGGCTCATGTCCCCGGTCAGCAAGCTGGTCATGCAGGGAGGAGAAGTAAGCTCCGCCTCCCTGGCTACGTTCCGGCTGCTGGGCGCCGCCGTGCTGTTCTGGCTGGCTTCCTGCTTCGTGCCCCGGGAAAAAATCGACCCGCGCGACCGTCTGAACCTGTTTTACGCCTCCCTGTTCGGAATCATCTTCAACCAGATGGCCTTTACCGTAGGCGTGGGTTTCACCTCCCCGGCGGATGCCGCCATCATCACGACTATCACCCCCATCCTGACCATGATTCTGGCGGCCTTCGTACTCCGGGAAATGATCACGGGCCGGAAGGCGGCGGGCGTATGCGCCAGCGCCGTCGGGGCCGTCCTGCTGATTACCGGGGGCAGCCACACTCCGGCCGCACCAAGAGACAACAACCTGCTGGGGGACATCCTCTGCCTGGCATCCCAGTGCAGCGTGGCCGTTTACTTCGTGTTCTTCAAAAGACTGATCGGCAAATACTCCCCCGTCACGCTGATGAAATGGATGTTCACATACGCCGTATGCGCGTGCCTGCCCTTCACTTTCCGGGAAGTCTCCTCCGTTCCCTACTCCAGCCTGCCCCTCCAAACGTGGACGGGCATCGCCTATGTGGTCGTGCTGGCCACCTTCGTCAGCTATATCTGCCTCTCCTTCGCACAGCAGCGTCTCAAGCCCACCGCAGTGAGCATGTACAACTACTGCCAGCCGGTCATCGCTTCCTCCGTGGCCGTCCTGTGGGGCATGGACCAATTCGGCTGGCTGAAAACGCTCTCCGTCCTGCTGGTCTTCACGGGCGTCTTCCTGGTAACGCGCGGCAAGGCGCCGGCAGCCATGCAGGAACAATAG
- a CDS encoding PD-(D/E)XK nuclease family protein, translating to MHRFFLSWDKPACCAVAERLLAVEMDFYKHAVLVPTRESGRQLREFLTASCPEKAVFPPHVLPADQFIQPEEEEDEATRLEELAAWMQSLGDAPHRLYPRLFPKRMPDDFSSLLDMAAALQTLSHSMLNHGVTCGQAADACSGMDERWPDLSRLFSRCGGHLDGWQLRNRTESLLHAAAPSHLASTLLETGGQIIVACVPDIPRPLKHALRHAEEQGIPVQIWVHAPEEERDTFDDWGCPRPEIWAERAIPVREEQIRVTPGPGRLAAETCRIIAQTAESGKTDVALGVCDPDMNVALDARLRSYGWGLYNPEGRPFAGTGIMDLLRHLLLAVEENGKARPVFNLMRSSLLCASLGIRDQQYCCASLDRVRQKFLPETEEYLLKRLRTDHPGAIPSVCKILEWRDRMKEPRQLGERLLAWYPALAAAYGADTEAAETFHSCISGLARLQKKSGLFSAPAMALQLLMRCLHAARVKNGRKEHAVLDALGWMELHFRPEKNLIVTGLNEGIVPEGGMADQFMPEPLRESLGMDSFSRKKARDSFLLTALIHSREREGSLFFVLSRTSSRNDPLTPSSLLMRCADEELPRRVELLFRECSAPEPPLPYRRGGWHIQPAEGWKTATDITAMAPGYRNPWKEREKAFSPTTLKNFLACPMRFWVREALHLNEDEFQPDKEDMAANELGTMLHDVLEQFCRLHPSLEDGMTTASLQREIGEILDETFTRQYGSRPLMPLLLQKRSMEQRLNVYAEQHLEDLRNGWTCIAFEQSVENWRLGDFSLRFRIDRIDRHADGSLRVIDYKTGKTDSCEKKHLGTMKRPDALPLLSPALHPYTRRQKNGKAVHFRWKDLQLPLYVLWAMEEYCGRPTAAYYALPANPLDIGISAWDTLHDPQPGCDICALESARSWILELMRLIREGRGLITAEELGWDTPSYDVFKDLVSSSHETLQDLLGLNITPHLPF from the coding sequence ATGCACCGTTTTTTTCTATCCTGGGACAAACCAGCCTGCTGTGCCGTGGCGGAACGCCTGCTTGCCGTGGAAATGGACTTCTACAAGCACGCGGTACTGGTCCCCACCCGCGAATCGGGCAGGCAGCTCAGGGAATTCCTGACGGCCTCCTGCCCGGAAAAAGCCGTGTTTCCCCCGCACGTGCTGCCGGCGGACCAATTCATCCAGCCGGAAGAGGAGGAAGACGAAGCCACCCGCCTGGAAGAACTGGCCGCCTGGATGCAATCCCTTGGAGACGCTCCCCACCGGCTCTACCCGCGCCTGTTCCCGAAGCGCATGCCGGATGACTTCTCCAGCCTTCTGGACATGGCGGCGGCCCTCCAGACCCTCAGCCATTCCATGCTGAACCACGGCGTCACCTGCGGACAGGCTGCGGACGCCTGCTCCGGCATGGACGAACGCTGGCCGGACCTGTCCCGCCTCTTTTCCCGGTGCGGCGGACATCTGGACGGATGGCAGCTCCGGAACCGGACGGAATCCCTGCTTCACGCAGCCGCCCCTTCCCACCTGGCGTCCACCCTGCTGGAAACGGGCGGTCAAATCATCGTTGCCTGCGTACCCGATATCCCCCGGCCATTGAAACATGCCCTCCGCCATGCGGAAGAACAGGGCATCCCCGTGCAAATCTGGGTGCACGCCCCGGAAGAGGAACGGGACACCTTTGACGACTGGGGCTGCCCCAGACCGGAAATCTGGGCTGAACGCGCCATCCCCGTGCGCGAGGAACAAATCCGCGTAACGCCCGGCCCCGGCAGACTGGCCGCGGAAACGTGCCGCATCATCGCGCAAACGGCGGAATCCGGAAAAACGGACGTCGCCCTGGGCGTGTGCGACCCGGATATGAATGTGGCTCTGGACGCACGGCTCAGGTCATACGGCTGGGGCCTGTACAACCCGGAAGGCAGGCCTTTTGCCGGAACGGGCATCATGGACCTGCTGCGCCACCTCCTGCTGGCCGTGGAGGAAAACGGAAAGGCGCGGCCCGTATTCAACCTCATGCGCTCCTCCCTGCTCTGCGCCTCCCTGGGCATCCGGGACCAGCAATACTGCTGCGCCTCCCTGGACAGGGTGCGGCAGAAATTCCTGCCGGAAACGGAGGAATACCTCCTCAAGCGGCTCCGTACCGACCATCCGGGGGCCATCCCGTCCGTGTGCAAAATTCTGGAATGGAGGGACCGCATGAAAGAGCCGCGGCAGTTGGGGGAACGCTTGCTCGCGTGGTATCCGGCGCTGGCTGCCGCCTATGGAGCGGACACGGAAGCGGCGGAAACCTTCCATTCCTGCATCTCCGGCCTGGCCCGCCTCCAGAAAAAAAGCGGCCTCTTTTCCGCTCCGGCTATGGCCCTTCAACTGCTGATGCGGTGCCTCCACGCCGCCCGCGTCAAGAACGGCAGAAAGGAACATGCGGTGCTGGATGCCCTGGGATGGATGGAACTCCATTTCCGCCCGGAAAAAAACCTCATCGTGACCGGACTGAACGAGGGTATCGTCCCGGAAGGGGGCATGGCGGACCAATTCATGCCGGAACCGCTCCGAGAATCCCTGGGCATGGACTCCTTTTCCCGGAAAAAGGCGCGGGACAGCTTCCTGCTCACGGCGCTGATCCACTCCCGGGAACGGGAGGGAAGCCTGTTCTTCGTCCTGTCCCGCACGAGCAGCAGAAACGATCCCCTGACCCCTTCCTCTCTGCTGATGCGCTGCGCGGATGAAGAACTGCCGCGCCGCGTGGAACTGCTCTTCCGGGAATGCTCCGCGCCGGAACCGCCCCTGCCCTACCGTCGCGGAGGCTGGCACATCCAACCCGCGGAAGGCTGGAAGACGGCCACGGACATCACCGCCATGGCGCCCGGCTACCGGAACCCGTGGAAAGAGCGGGAAAAAGCCTTTTCCCCCACCACGCTGAAAAACTTCCTGGCCTGCCCCATGCGCTTCTGGGTGAGGGAGGCCCTGCACCTGAATGAGGACGAATTCCAGCCGGACAAGGAAGACATGGCCGCCAACGAACTGGGAACCATGCTCCACGACGTGCTGGAACAATTCTGCCGCCTTCACCCCTCCCTGGAGGACGGAATGACTACGGCTTCCCTGCAAAGGGAAATCGGGGAAATACTGGATGAAACATTCACGCGCCAGTACGGCAGCCGCCCGCTCATGCCCCTGCTTCTGCAGAAGCGCTCCATGGAACAGCGGCTGAACGTGTACGCGGAACAGCATTTGGAGGACCTCCGGAACGGATGGACATGCATCGCCTTTGAACAATCGGTGGAAAACTGGCGGCTGGGAGACTTCAGCCTGAGGTTCCGCATTGACCGCATTGACCGCCATGCGGACGGCTCCCTGCGGGTCATCGACTACAAGACGGGCAAGACGGACTCCTGTGAAAAAAAGCATCTGGGGACCATGAAGCGCCCGGATGCCCTGCCCCTGCTCTCCCCGGCCCTGCACCCTTACACCAGACGGCAGAAAAACGGAAAAGCGGTCCACTTCCGCTGGAAGGACCTGCAACTGCCTCTCTATGTCCTCTGGGCCATGGAGGAATACTGCGGCCGGCCCACCGCCGCCTATTACGCACTCCCCGCCAATCCGCTGGACATCGGCATCTCCGCATGGGACACGCTACATGACCCCCAGCCCGGATGCGACATATGCGCCCTGGAAAGCGCCCGGTCCTGGATTCTGGAACTCATGCGCCTCATCCGTGAAGGGCGCGGCCTCATCACGGCGGAAGAACTGGGCTGGGACACTCCTTCCTATGACGTCTTCAAGGACCTCGTCTCCTCCAGCCATGAAACCCTTCAGGACCTGCTGGGACTGAACATCACACCCCACCTGCCGTTCTGA
- a CDS encoding UvrD-helicase domain-containing protein yields MSALTNILISASAGTGKTYQLSLRFLALLALNRGSHPERLIAVTFTRKAAGEFKDRILTDLAAGATDSAGAARLRDRLWAVIKGTPEEPGLWPQAAESWKKEHLCQERFRHMLRLLVQQLSRLNLCTIDSLFAQIAATSTFELGVSGFSMIDTTAEKLARREALLTLYRECSLNPEQEQSFEDAFLSGADSDAEAADAEDSMARRLNTYHELFLDEPDAGKWGNPATLGFTPEELLPPVPLERFNAALHVLMDRARDMPAPEGRNGAKNKEMFLRFLNGFSTYVKLGRLKFHDTEKKLTMEEAREKFRDFWSPPLDELIQSWLRMETLQTLHRTRSTHGLMRIFEDKYSALIRNKGRFLFHDVTRMLGNGAVTPELKRDLQYRMYCRYDHWMLDEFQDTSQSQWRVIKPFLDDLTDTREEQEGSIFVVGDLKQSVYQWRGGDPALFRSVAGQLHLEERGMATSYRSVQPVLDMVNDICDYAQTAADCGQAALEQWGDYPPHVCAPSLASRTGCARIWQTPRAEETSANDLVCQAMADILEQSNALRRDMGVAVLVSTRNQALIVREWLTSHGWPAEVCDDVPVGQDSPLGKTLLSFFRWLLSPGDAFISGLLSHSPLHPLISPDRRPGMDWNGWHMVLEREGYAAVMTELEKRMALAGVELTDFHRDRLSVWMNEAEQVDERGASLDEWIRRMEDLTRREDPSGGIVRIMTIHKSKGLGFDMVILPQIGKDAPFADSRHLTHFVKRDGNGLVEGIVMAPSKQVYTAVPQFHALYESWKATQQFDGFCKLYVALTRARRACHIILPGREGKGELRTESMWKIIRSAALTASCGTEDTLPESGAECLYSRGEPEWYAELPEKDTRTEPENAPEWPVHKPLLRQRVSPSGLNGENGLFRSMHDAALRESAAFGSAVHAVFERITRWNGEDKPHWVLHPATEAERTVAACMDVPAIRELFMPAETAIVMKEQRIEAIDGNVWISGVIDRLVIDGNSACIVDFKTDHADTAEQLRERHEAQLQAYARIVSKITRIPCDRIRLMIISTHLKTVIQV; encoded by the coding sequence ATGTCCGCCCTGACCAACATCCTCATCTCCGCCTCGGCCGGCACGGGAAAAACCTACCAGCTCTCCCTGCGCTTCCTGGCTCTGCTGGCACTGAACCGCGGAAGCCACCCGGAACGGCTCATCGCCGTTACCTTCACCCGGAAAGCCGCCGGGGAATTCAAGGACCGCATTCTGACGGACCTGGCGGCCGGCGCCACGGACTCCGCCGGGGCCGCCCGCCTCAGGGACCGGCTCTGGGCCGTCATCAAGGGAACGCCGGAAGAACCGGGGCTCTGGCCGCAAGCTGCGGAATCCTGGAAGAAAGAACACCTTTGCCAGGAACGTTTCCGGCACATGCTCCGGCTGCTCGTCCAGCAGCTCTCCCGCCTCAACCTCTGCACCATTGACAGCCTGTTCGCGCAAATTGCCGCGACCAGCACCTTTGAACTGGGAGTCAGCGGCTTCAGCATGATAGACACCACCGCGGAAAAGCTTGCCCGCCGGGAAGCCCTGCTCACCCTGTACCGGGAATGTTCCCTGAACCCGGAACAGGAGCAAAGCTTTGAAGACGCCTTCCTCTCCGGAGCGGACTCCGACGCTGAAGCCGCGGATGCGGAAGACTCCATGGCCCGCAGGCTCAACACCTACCACGAACTCTTCCTGGATGAGCCGGATGCCGGAAAATGGGGCAATCCAGCCACACTGGGCTTCACGCCGGAAGAACTGCTCCCTCCCGTTCCGCTGGAACGGTTCAATGCCGCGCTGCACGTCCTGATGGACCGGGCGCGGGACATGCCTGCGCCGGAAGGCAGGAACGGAGCAAAAAACAAAGAAATGTTCCTGCGCTTTCTGAACGGATTCTCGACATACGTCAAGCTGGGACGGTTGAAATTCCATGATACGGAAAAAAAACTCACCATGGAAGAGGCGCGGGAGAAATTCCGGGACTTCTGGTCTCCCCCCCTGGATGAACTCATTCAAAGCTGGCTGCGGATGGAAACCCTCCAGACACTGCACCGTACCCGCTCCACGCACGGCCTGATGCGCATCTTTGAGGACAAATACTCCGCCCTGATCCGCAACAAGGGCAGATTCCTGTTCCACGACGTCACGCGCATGCTGGGGAACGGAGCCGTCACTCCGGAACTGAAAAGAGACCTGCAGTACCGCATGTACTGCCGCTACGACCACTGGATGCTGGACGAATTCCAGGACACCTCCCAGTCCCAGTGGCGCGTGATCAAGCCGTTCCTGGACGACCTGACAGACACCCGGGAGGAGCAGGAAGGCAGCATCTTCGTGGTGGGGGACCTCAAGCAAAGCGTTTACCAATGGCGCGGGGGAGATCCGGCGCTTTTCCGCTCCGTCGCCGGACAGCTCCATCTGGAGGAGCGCGGCATGGCCACCTCCTACCGCTCCGTGCAGCCCGTGCTGGACATGGTCAACGACATCTGCGACTACGCCCAGACGGCAGCGGACTGCGGACAGGCGGCGCTGGAACAATGGGGAGACTACCCTCCCCACGTCTGCGCTCCCTCCCTGGCCTCCCGCACGGGATGCGCCCGGATCTGGCAGACGCCCAGGGCGGAGGAAACCTCCGCCAATGACCTGGTGTGCCAGGCCATGGCCGACATTCTGGAACAGTCAAACGCCCTGCGGCGCGACATGGGCGTCGCCGTTCTGGTCAGCACGAGAAACCAAGCCCTGATCGTCCGGGAATGGCTGACTTCCCACGGCTGGCCGGCGGAAGTATGCGACGACGTGCCCGTGGGGCAGGACTCCCCGCTGGGGAAAACCCTGCTGTCCTTCTTCCGGTGGCTTCTTTCGCCGGGGGACGCCTTTATCTCCGGACTGCTCTCCCATTCCCCCCTCCATCCCCTCATCAGTCCGGACCGCAGGCCGGGCATGGACTGGAACGGCTGGCACATGGTGCTGGAGCGCGAGGGATACGCCGCCGTCATGACGGAACTGGAAAAAAGAATGGCCCTGGCTGGGGTGGAGCTGACTGACTTCCACCGGGACCGCCTCTCCGTCTGGATGAATGAAGCGGAACAGGTGGACGAACGCGGCGCATCCCTGGACGAATGGATACGCCGCATGGAAGACCTGACGCGCCGGGAGGATCCCTCCGGAGGAATTGTCCGCATCATGACCATTCATAAATCCAAAGGGCTCGGATTCGACATGGTCATCCTGCCCCAGATAGGCAAGGACGCCCCCTTTGCGGACAGCCGCCACCTGACCCACTTTGTGAAAAGGGACGGGAACGGCCTCGTTGAGGGTATCGTCATGGCCCCTTCCAAGCAGGTATATACCGCCGTCCCCCAATTCCACGCGCTGTACGAATCATGGAAGGCGACACAGCAATTCGACGGATTCTGCAAACTCTACGTAGCGCTCACCCGCGCCAGGCGCGCCTGCCATATCATTCTGCCCGGCAGGGAAGGCAAGGGAGAACTCAGGACGGAATCCATGTGGAAAATCATCCGTTCCGCCGCTTTGACCGCTTCATGCGGTACGGAAGACACGCTTCCGGAATCTGGAGCGGAATGCCTCTACTCGCGGGGGGAACCGGAATGGTATGCGGAACTTCCCGAAAAGGACACCCGGACCGAACCGGAAAACGCTCCCGAATGGCCCGTTCACAAGCCGCTTCTCAGGCAGCGCGTCTCCCCCTCCGGACTGAACGGGGAAAACGGCCTTTTCCGCAGCATGCACGATGCCGCCCTGCGGGAATCGGCCGCATTCGGGTCCGCCGTCCATGCCGTTTTTGAACGGATCACCCGCTGGAATGGGGAGGACAAACCGCACTGGGTCCTTCACCCCGCCACGGAGGCGGAACGCACCGTGGCGGCATGCATGGATGTACCCGCCATCAGGGAACTCTTCATGCCGGCGGAAACGGCAATCGTCATGAAGGAACAGCGCATTGAAGCCATTGATGGGAATGTCTGGATTTCCGGTGTGATTGACAGACTGGTCATTGACGGAAATTCCGCCTGCATCGTGGACTTCAAGACGGACCATGCGGACACGGCGGAACAACTCCGGGAACGCCACGAAGCCCAGCTCCAGGCCTATGCCCGCATCGTCTCCAAAATCACCCGCATCCCCTGTGACCGCATCAGGCTTATGATCATTTCAACGCACTTGAAAACAGTTATCCAGGTATAG
- a CDS encoding DUF6056 family protein yields the protein MKGSFAVRVLFRCVVLAFLVYAMLLTWWTPFTGDSFMHSVFGAQHRLSFWPVLERCWWSYLNWNPRLGEFLAIFTATAGKWLFCLVNPFVVLSLALMMFYLARGRRVRPGDWRDVLLFTVGGLLLLTSSSRPGITMFWLSGGTNYAWAATVWLGFLCLYRGLWAGSSRIQDRPFSWFWIGAAGFAAGMTNENQVPASLGMLFLFWLYARWNGRSLPRWFFAGWAAHAIGGACLLLAPGNTARLHSETAGGAAVLQSWGERFGSIPELLNAFYEFMRLPKVLLAVAALALVLLAWRQGRRVWSGTEGRRVSASLLFILVAHAMAVSFFVRVVPAWHAMFSATVLMMTGVLGLYGVWMDRVPRPWVPACILAAAGGLALWVCAGYLDAFPRIHRQCEERRAFIRHELAQGKRNIVVPPYESVSLAPYVSVMWRMCSGDPDEFINSSVARYLGIESIRVDVCGDRVPQSWRCFKGSGERD from the coding sequence ATGAAGGGTTCCTTTGCTGTGCGTGTCCTGTTCCGGTGCGTGGTGCTGGCGTTCCTGGTTTATGCCATGCTTCTGACCTGGTGGACTCCGTTTACCGGGGACAGTTTCATGCATTCCGTCTTTGGGGCGCAGCACCGCCTTTCCTTCTGGCCGGTGCTGGAACGCTGCTGGTGGTCCTACCTGAACTGGAATCCCAGGCTGGGGGAGTTTCTGGCTATTTTTACCGCGACGGCCGGAAAGTGGCTGTTTTGCCTGGTTAATCCGTTTGTGGTTCTTTCCCTGGCGCTGATGATGTTTTATCTGGCGCGGGGAAGGCGGGTACGGCCTGGGGACTGGCGGGACGTGCTGCTGTTTACTGTGGGGGGGCTGCTGCTTCTGACTTCTTCTTCCAGGCCGGGCATCACGATGTTCTGGCTGTCCGGAGGGACGAATTACGCGTGGGCGGCTACCGTATGGTTGGGATTTCTGTGCCTGTACCGCGGCTTGTGGGCGGGGAGTTCCCGGATTCAGGACAGGCCTTTTTCCTGGTTCTGGATTGGCGCGGCAGGGTTTGCCGCCGGAATGACCAATGAGAACCAGGTCCCGGCTTCCCTGGGCATGCTGTTTTTGTTCTGGCTGTATGCTCGCTGGAATGGGCGCAGCCTGCCCCGGTGGTTTTTTGCGGGATGGGCCGCCCATGCCATAGGAGGAGCCTGCCTTCTGCTGGCGCCCGGCAATACGGCCCGCCTGCATTCGGAGACTGCCGGCGGGGCGGCCGTTCTTCAGTCCTGGGGAGAACGCTTCGGTTCCATTCCTGAATTGTTGAATGCCTTTTATGAGTTCATGCGGTTGCCGAAGGTTCTGCTTGCCGTCGCCGCACTGGCCCTGGTCTTGCTCGCGTGGCGGCAGGGGCGGCGTGTATGGAGTGGGACGGAGGGGCGCCGTGTTTCCGCCAGCCTGCTGTTCATTCTAGTGGCCCATGCCATGGCCGTCAGCTTTTTCGTGCGCGTTGTTCCGGCATGGCATGCCATGTTTTCCGCCACTGTCCTGATGATGACGGGCGTGCTCGGATTGTACGGCGTGTGGATGGACCGGGTGCCCAGGCCCTGGGTTCCCGCCTGCATCCTGGCGGCGGCCGGAGGGCTGGCCCTGTGGGTATGTGCCGGGTATCTGGACGCCTTTCCGCGCATCCACCGCCAGTGCGAGGAGAGGAGAGCCTTCATCCGCCATGAGTTGGCACAGGGAAAAAGAAACATTGTGGTTCCTCCGTATGAATCGGTGTCTTTGGCGCCTTACGTTTCCGTCATGTGGCGGATGTGCAGCGGAGATCCGGATGAGTTCATCAACAGCTCGGTAGCGCGTTACCTGGGGATTGAGAGCATCCGTGTGGATGTATGCGGCGACCGGGTTCCCCAGTCGTGGCGTTGTTTTAAAGGTTCCGGGGAGCGGGATTGA
- the rseP gene encoding RIP metalloprotease RseP, whose translation MDSVLSILTTAAIIFGVVMLFNFMIFVHELGHFFAARWRGLYVDRFQIWFGRPIWKKTINGVQWGLGWIPAGGFVSLPQMAPMEAIEGSVELPKDLKPVKPLDKIIVAAAGPVASFLLAVLFAVAVWLVGKPDFEMGVTTVGFVAPDSPAAQAGILPGDKIVKVDGRPVTKWAGNMEGVRELIMLGEKDKVTFTIQRPGTPGELDIACGFRIPETEWWQRSGMRQVGLMQAIPCVVGEVLPNSPAAQAGLKVGDSITAVNGVHVWNPSALDVPLKKGEPLMLDVTGKDGAVRQVTVQGRLPENWHNSQDGSLLKGAQPILGVVWDLSAVGRDVTVHPTPWAQIRQSLKWMGDTLAKVVAPGSNVGVEHLSGPVGIANQFYRMFSLDEGWKLALWFSVVLNVNLAILNILPLPVVDGGHVVMNTIELIFRRPLNVKVLEFVQFGFVFLLMGFFLFVTFKDVGEFFGKKPSKLPDPVFRAVTD comes from the coding sequence ATGGATAGCGTTCTTTCTATTCTTACGACCGCCGCCATTATTTTTGGCGTGGTGATGTTGTTCAATTTCATGATTTTCGTTCATGAACTGGGGCATTTTTTTGCCGCGCGCTGGCGCGGCCTTTATGTGGACAGGTTCCAGATCTGGTTCGGCCGTCCCATTTGGAAGAAGACCATCAACGGCGTTCAGTGGGGGCTGGGATGGATTCCGGCGGGGGGCTTCGTGTCCCTGCCGCAGATGGCTCCCATGGAGGCCATTGAAGGGTCCGTGGAACTTCCCAAGGATTTGAAGCCCGTCAAGCCGCTGGACAAGATCATTGTGGCCGCTGCCGGCCCCGTCGCCTCCTTCCTGCTGGCCGTGCTTTTTGCCGTAGCTGTCTGGCTGGTGGGCAAGCCGGATTTTGAGATGGGCGTAACCACCGTCGGATTTGTGGCTCCGGACAGTCCCGCCGCCCAGGCCGGCATTCTGCCCGGCGACAAGATCGTGAAGGTGGACGGCCGCCCCGTGACCAAGTGGGCTGGCAACATGGAAGGCGTGCGCGAGCTGATCATGCTGGGAGAAAAGGACAAGGTGACGTTCACGATTCAAAGGCCCGGAACGCCGGGCGAGCTGGATATTGCCTGCGGGTTCAGGATTCCGGAAACGGAGTGGTGGCAGCGTTCCGGCATGCGCCAGGTGGGGCTGATGCAGGCCATTCCCTGCGTGGTGGGGGAAGTTCTGCCCAATTCCCCTGCGGCCCAGGCCGGCTTGAAGGTAGGGGATTCCATCACCGCCGTCAACGGCGTGCATGTCTGGAATCCGTCCGCGCTGGATGTCCCGTTGAAGAAGGGAGAGCCCCTGATGCTGGATGTGACGGGCAAAGATGGAGCCGTGCGCCAGGTGACCGTGCAGGGAAGGCTGCCTGAGAATTGGCATAACAGCCAGGACGGCTCCCTGCTGAAGGGCGCCCAGCCCATTCTGGGGGTGGTCTGGGATTTAAGCGCCGTGGGCCGCGATGTGACCGTGCATCCTACGCCGTGGGCCCAGATCAGGCAGAGCCTGAAATGGATGGGGGATACCCTGGCGAAAGTTGTTGCGCCCGGCAGCAACGTGGGCGTGGAGCATCTTTCCGGTCCCGTAGGAATCGCCAACCAGTTTTACAGGATGTTTTCCCTGGATGAAGGGTGGAAGCTGGCGCTGTGGTTTTCCGTGGTGCTGAACGTGAACCTGGCCATTCTGAATATCCTGCCCCTTCCCGTGGTGGACGGAGGCCACGTGGTGATGAATACGATTGAGCTGATTTTCCGGCGTCCCCTGAATGTGAAGGTGCTGGAGTTCGTCCAGTTCGGGTTCGTCTTCCTGCTGATGGGCTTTTTCCTGTTCGTGACGTTTAAGGATGTGGGAGAGTTTTTCGGCAAGAAGCCTTCCAAACTGCCTGATCCGGTGTTCAGGGCCGTGACGGATTAA